From a single Candidatus Melainabacteria bacterium genomic region:
- a CDS encoding SgcJ/EcaC family oxidoreductase gives MFVQKSQRFAVSMLALGIMLVGTSPMSLAAKKEKHSSKKSRSTEVITTNTDAKTAVASQVSLISKYLAEGDATKLAALWAVDGTYTDEDGIMLKGRAALEKRFKENIAEGGRHPVTFVQSPVQMLAETVALAEGVVSRNEGLGDKPQTRYSLVFVKQDGNWLISTATETPLVVASENSNRLSDLGWLIGEWSAERNGRSIKMKAEWTANNKFINCKYETKLAPDAPVVESRQVIGWDPRVGQPVSWHFDSSGGFGHGDWSNEKNNWVVQAVGVDRDGNTTVATDILSAVAPDSFSWQSVNRSVDGFPYNDSAVLKVVRVAK, from the coding sequence ATGTTTGTTCAGAAAAGTCAGAGGTTCGCAGTTTCCATGCTGGCTCTTGGAATCATGCTCGTAGGTACTTCGCCTATGTCATTGGCAGCCAAAAAAGAAAAACATTCCTCAAAAAAGAGTAGAAGTACAGAGGTCATTACAACCAACACCGATGCTAAAACTGCTGTCGCCTCGCAAGTTTCGCTGATCTCAAAATATTTGGCTGAAGGTGATGCGACCAAGCTGGCAGCATTGTGGGCCGTCGACGGAACATATACGGACGAAGACGGCATTATGTTGAAGGGGCGCGCGGCACTTGAAAAGCGTTTCAAAGAAAATATTGCAGAAGGCGGCCGTCACCCTGTCACATTCGTGCAGAGTCCTGTGCAGATGCTGGCCGAGACTGTCGCTCTTGCCGAGGGCGTTGTAAGCCGGAATGAAGGATTGGGCGACAAGCCTCAGACACGTTATTCGCTCGTCTTCGTTAAGCAAGACGGCAACTGGCTGATTTCCACAGCTACTGAAACACCGCTTGTAGTTGCTTCAGAGAATTCGAATCGACTCAGTGATTTAGGTTGGTTGATTGGAGAATGGTCGGCAGAACGAAATGGCAGATCAATCAAGATGAAAGCAGAATGGACTGCGAACAATAAATTCATCAATTGCAAGTATGAGACTAAACTCGCCCCTGACGCGCCCGTTGTCGAAAGCAGACAGGTCATTGGTTGGGATCCGCGCGTCGGTCAACCAGTGTCATGGCACTTTGACTCGAGCGGCGGTTTTGGTCACGGTGATTGGTCTAACGAGAAAAATAACTGGGTTGTTCAAGCAGTTGGAGTAGATCGCGACGGGAACACCACCGTAGCAACTGATATTTTGTCGGCTGTAGCGCCTGACAGCTTCTCATGGCAGTCGGTCAATCGGTCGGTGGATGGATTCCCCTATAACGATTCCGCCGTATTGAAAGTCGTGCGCGTAGCCAAATAA
- a CDS encoding glycosyl hydrolase family protein: MPDNPNESKVIVAQQVNHDAALINRIGAGPKFIQPSQSYLEKGVDLVTSRLLSDNALRMSVDHYASDFIKTASLFTGGKAGMVGAVLAYGLGQASPDTPLSQQVEDFGLGAAKGATMKGIFHAVGTNVTFAPTKGVLIGMGSRAADDIYQRDLFTDPTKALARVGTNVFDKKAMIFDAATWGIGEGAFGAINAATKGALVKNQLAGSVAMGSTFGMVTGGGGEIVRQRDAGESFDLGKVLKSGAAEALVMGAAAGTGAKLTPSHVVHEKSTGSNDNSTGRRQRSNVVIAEEPLAELNTHSKTAKVNTDRITIDMLGRGDMTPRSLLQSESLPSDGVLNGLISNQTAGTGDAKARSQPIDTTPYTDVHSVEVAPLPPQTVPKPVEFVMTEGKDALDAFRQNKSQSAMLKVREILGGAKDSPDLGPEKSLFVQQLVKTEGKLLPEADKADLLVTAYPETLAEGDRAKHVFSGPDVRGKVFLLTNDSNHLLVANGAQPQEVKLWRDNGFTSAIRLDGGQTNFNVMAPLMIGDPTNFDSPASKAAWAEFDRQLAEAKKLGVDSVSTDIWWGMIEPEKGKFDFTYADKLSDHIIKAGLRWNPILSFHECGGNVGDTVNVPLPSWIWGDLAAKLPGGSAESVKYKSEQGNTSKEYVSLWADELVMDNYRSVMENFQQHFAGKRHSIGEVNVSLGPAGELRYPSYNSHDTNTGYPTRGGLQAYSDMAISSFRDYVKEKYGGSDGVGKAWGIQNLDDSHILPPSNASEFYQRGDHFNTQYGRDFFDWYNQSLIDHGQRVMTLAADVFAKPSSPFAGVDLGAKVPGVHWRAGERQGDNVTLGDRQAELSAGLIRTSRGDWDRDVDGRGYRPLLTMFRQIQPTLKGSDTIIVPAFTAIELPDGDNGPAIKALPHTLATWFGQEAERQGLWLKGENALNGTLSDPAAWDRMASLLDLPKQDGYFHGVTFLRMGDVVNNPLARAKMSELVNAVNSVQPVQPSFWNYFFRTKTVN; this comes from the coding sequence ATGCCAGACAATCCGAACGAATCAAAAGTTATCGTCGCCCAGCAGGTCAATCACGACGCTGCGTTGATTAACAGAATTGGCGCCGGCCCGAAATTTATTCAACCGTCGCAGAGCTATCTGGAAAAGGGCGTAGATCTTGTCACTTCCCGTCTCCTCTCGGATAACGCGCTGAGAATGTCGGTCGACCACTATGCCAGCGACTTTATTAAAACCGCTAGTTTGTTTACCGGTGGAAAGGCTGGAATGGTCGGAGCAGTTCTGGCATATGGCTTGGGACAGGCAAGCCCAGACACACCGCTTTCTCAGCAGGTCGAAGATTTCGGTCTGGGAGCGGCCAAGGGCGCCACTATGAAGGGCATCTTCCATGCGGTTGGAACTAACGTCACTTTCGCTCCCACGAAAGGGGTTCTCATCGGTATGGGCAGTCGAGCTGCCGATGACATTTATCAGCGAGACCTGTTCACGGATCCGACCAAAGCTCTGGCGCGCGTCGGAACGAATGTATTCGACAAGAAAGCGATGATCTTTGATGCAGCAACATGGGGAATTGGCGAAGGTGCGTTCGGCGCCATCAATGCTGCCACTAAAGGCGCGCTGGTCAAAAATCAACTGGCTGGTTCTGTTGCTATGGGCAGCACGTTTGGTATGGTCACTGGCGGTGGCGGGGAAATCGTCAGGCAGCGTGATGCTGGTGAGAGCTTCGACCTCGGTAAAGTGCTCAAGAGTGGTGCCGCTGAAGCTCTCGTTATGGGCGCGGCTGCCGGTACCGGTGCCAAGCTTACGCCATCACATGTGGTGCACGAGAAATCCACAGGCAGCAATGACAACAGCACAGGCAGGCGTCAGAGAAGCAATGTTGTTATCGCTGAAGAGCCGCTTGCTGAGCTGAACACTCACTCAAAGACAGCGAAAGTCAATACAGATAGAATCACGATCGATATGCTCGGTCGCGGCGACATGACTCCCCGCTCGCTGTTGCAGTCGGAGAGCTTGCCGTCAGACGGTGTGCTTAATGGTCTTATATCCAACCAGACCGCCGGTACAGGCGATGCTAAGGCACGGTCTCAGCCGATCGACACCACTCCTTATACAGATGTGCATTCGGTCGAGGTGGCGCCGTTGCCACCGCAAACGGTGCCGAAGCCCGTTGAGTTCGTTATGACGGAAGGAAAAGACGCGCTTGATGCTTTCCGCCAGAATAAGTCACAGTCCGCAATGCTGAAGGTTCGAGAGATTCTCGGAGGCGCCAAAGACAGTCCAGACCTCGGTCCTGAGAAAAGTCTGTTTGTTCAGCAGTTGGTCAAGACAGAAGGAAAGCTCTTGCCAGAGGCAGACAAGGCAGATCTTCTCGTCACTGCCTATCCTGAGACATTGGCTGAAGGCGATCGGGCTAAGCACGTATTCTCCGGACCAGATGTGCGCGGCAAGGTCTTCTTGCTCACCAACGACAGCAACCATCTTCTTGTTGCCAACGGCGCCCAGCCGCAAGAAGTGAAACTGTGGCGTGACAATGGCTTTACATCAGCTATTCGCCTTGACGGCGGTCAGACAAACTTCAATGTCATGGCGCCTTTGATGATAGGTGATCCGACGAATTTTGACAGTCCTGCATCGAAGGCTGCCTGGGCAGAATTCGACAGACAACTAGCCGAGGCTAAAAAGCTAGGTGTAGATAGCGTCTCTACAGATATTTGGTGGGGAATGATCGAGCCCGAAAAGGGCAAATTCGACTTTACCTATGCAGACAAACTTAGCGATCACATTATCAAGGCTGGCTTGAGATGGAATCCTATTCTTTCATTCCATGAATGCGGCGGCAATGTTGGTGACACTGTCAATGTTCCATTGCCTTCGTGGATCTGGGGCGATCTTGCCGCTAAGCTTCCGGGCGGAAGCGCAGAATCAGTGAAGTACAAGAGCGAACAGGGCAACACAAGCAAAGAGTATGTATCGCTCTGGGCTGATGAACTGGTCATGGACAACTACCGCTCCGTGATGGAAAACTTCCAGCAGCATTTCGCCGGAAAACGTCACAGCATAGGCGAAGTCAATGTCAGCCTCGGACCTGCCGGCGAGTTGCGTTATCCATCTTACAATTCGCATGACACTAATACAGGCTATCCAACGCGCGGCGGACTGCAAGCTTATTCCGACATGGCGATTTCGTCATTCCGCGACTATGTCAAAGAAAAGTATGGCGGCAGCGATGGGGTCGGAAAAGCCTGGGGCATTCAGAATCTTGACGATTCGCACATTCTGCCCCCCAGCAATGCAAGCGAGTTCTATCAACGTGGCGATCACTTCAACACGCAATACGGTCGTGATTTCTTTGACTGGTATAACCAATCGCTGATCGATCATGGGCAGCGTGTTATGACGCTGGCCGCAGATGTTTTTGCCAAACCAAGTTCTCCTTTTGCCGGTGTTGACCTCGGTGCCAAGGTACCTGGCGTGCACTGGAGAGCCGGGGAGCGCCAGGGCGACAATGTTACTCTGGGCGATCGACAGGCCGAACTCTCTGCCGGGCTGATTCGCACCAGTCGCGGTGACTGGGATAGAGACGTTGATGGTCGGGGATATCGACCACTTTTAACTATGTTCCGCCAGATTCAGCCAACCTTGAAGGGCTCTGACACTATTATCGTGCCGGCATTCACGGCCATCGAACTACCCGATGGTGATAACGGGCCAGCCATAAAAGCCTTGCCTCATACTCTCGCTACCTGGTTTGGTCAAGAAGCTGAGCGCCAGGGGCTGTGGCTAAAGGGTGAGAACGCTCTGAATGGAACTCTCAGCGACCCTGCTGCCTGGGACCGTATGGCATCGTTGCTCGATTTGCCCAAACAGGACGGCTATTTCCATGGCGTTACTTTCTTGCGCATGGGGGATGTCGTCAACAATCCTCTCGCCCGCGCCAAAATGTCAGAATTGGTCAATGCCGTAAATTCTGTGCAGCCAGTGCAGCCCAGCTTCTGGAATTACTTCTTCAGAACGAAAACGGTTAATTGA
- a CDS encoding GNAT family N-acetyltransferase, giving the protein MVENKVHRVKTTPLRRLKMSRQTELLASPHDFGRYLLRPLNEEDSIMVGDLLFKSFRGSIDDEGQTRNQWRQLALSTFNRGICRTSSLVLLDGKVPICAMVVVKRGLHRERRSLDLAMTHPDYRGQGLAERLIRQCLHNLRETGIGAVSLWVTEQNTPALGLYRRLGFEVQEDFYYLKVVIT; this is encoded by the coding sequence ATGGTCGAAAACAAGGTGCACAGAGTAAAAACAACGCCGCTCCGCCGACTGAAGATGAGTCGACAGACCGAGCTTCTGGCGTCCCCGCATGATTTTGGACGATATCTTCTGCGACCATTAAACGAGGAAGACAGCATAATGGTCGGCGATCTCTTGTTTAAGAGCTTCAGGGGAAGCATTGACGATGAGGGACAGACACGCAATCAATGGCGACAGCTTGCTTTGAGTACCTTCAATCGGGGTATTTGCCGGACATCATCGCTTGTTTTACTTGATGGAAAGGTGCCAATCTGCGCAATGGTCGTAGTTAAGCGCGGTCTTCACAGAGAGCGTCGCTCCCTCGACCTCGCTATGACTCATCCGGACTATCGCGGTCAGGGACTTGCCGAGCGATTAATCAGACAGTGCCTGCACAATCTTCGAGAAACGGGCATTGGCGCTGTCAGTTTGTGGGTAACCGAGCAAAACACCCCGGCTTTAGGACTCTACCGCCGTTTGGGTTTTGAAGTGCAGGAAGACTTTTACTACCTCAAAGTAGTCATTACGTGA
- a CDS encoding efflux RND transporter periplasmic adaptor subunit, whose translation MVKKNHQNLLLAAALISTAVASSSCGSGTKSETHPAAAHPDPNAPHVIKLTPEAAQQADVQTDIVETRPISVPLHLTGRIEPDFGKEVDVSSRISGKVTDLLVKPGQFVNNGQVMAIIDSREISELEAEVIEAKSKYDIARAHEERERQIYEELIARPKSLIEAKSTFRRAKVQKELSESEFRRVEGLYKEKISSQKDYVAAQAKVAEDTADYDQALLDLQRETELYKNRSLLKRDYQLAVAETQRDKQHLNTLRQRLEFLGADKQQINDLIKEGKIVGTTRVLAPETGVVSHFEVAVGESIHPDKSLFKITDLSTVIVSADLPEADLQRVKLGNTVKVKVSSYPDKIFTGVISFISEHVHPDSRTVSIRARLDNRDKKFRTNMFAEIDLEGQKQNLLALPKQALQEHAGQKIVFVLTKDGFEERKVKVGRESEDFVEILSGVEQGEKVATQGSLMLKTELTYQH comes from the coding sequence TTGGTCAAGAAAAACCACCAAAATTTGCTTCTTGCTGCAGCCCTTATAAGCACAGCTGTTGCCTCTTCATCTTGTGGAAGCGGGACAAAGAGTGAAACCCATCCTGCCGCTGCCCACCCCGACCCCAACGCACCACACGTTATCAAGCTCACACCTGAAGCAGCACAACAAGCTGATGTACAGACTGACATTGTCGAGACCCGCCCCATTTCCGTGCCACTGCACCTGACCGGACGCATCGAACCCGATTTCGGCAAGGAAGTCGACGTTAGCAGCCGCATTTCAGGCAAAGTTACAGATCTGCTCGTCAAGCCAGGGCAATTTGTCAACAACGGTCAGGTTATGGCGATCATAGACAGCCGAGAAATCAGCGAACTAGAAGCAGAAGTCATCGAAGCAAAATCAAAATACGACATCGCCCGGGCCCATGAGGAACGAGAGCGGCAGATCTATGAAGAGCTGATTGCCAGACCTAAGTCACTAATCGAAGCCAAAAGCACATTCCGTCGAGCCAAGGTGCAAAAAGAGCTGTCGGAATCAGAATTCAGGCGTGTCGAAGGACTGTACAAAGAAAAAATTTCCTCTCAAAAAGATTACGTGGCAGCACAAGCCAAAGTTGCAGAAGACACAGCTGATTACGATCAAGCACTGCTAGACTTGCAGCGCGAAACAGAGTTATACAAGAACAGATCTCTTTTAAAACGGGACTATCAGCTGGCCGTAGCCGAAACGCAGCGCGACAAGCAACATTTGAACACCCTCAGACAAAGACTGGAATTTCTCGGCGCAGACAAGCAACAAATCAACGATTTGATCAAAGAAGGAAAAATCGTCGGCACCACCCGAGTACTTGCGCCGGAAACGGGTGTGGTCAGTCACTTTGAAGTTGCCGTGGGCGAATCAATTCATCCGGACAAATCACTCTTCAAGATAACGGATTTGAGCACCGTAATTGTCAGCGCGGATTTACCTGAAGCCGATCTGCAGCGGGTGAAACTGGGCAACACAGTAAAAGTAAAGGTGTCCAGTTATCCAGATAAGATATTCACAGGCGTGATCAGTTTTATCAGCGAGCATGTTCATCCCGATTCGAGAACAGTTTCCATTCGAGCTCGACTGGACAACAGAGACAAGAAATTCCGAACTAATATGTTCGCTGAAATTGACCTGGAAGGTCAGAAGCAAAACCTGCTGGCGTTGCCCAAACAAGCGTTGCAGGAACATGCGGGTCAGAAGATCGTATTTGTGCTGACTAAGGATGGATTCGAGGAACGGAAAGTCAAAGTCGGCAGAGAATCAGAGGATTTCGTGGAGATTCTTTCTGGTGTTGAGCAAGGTGAGAAAGTTGCCACGCAGGGCAGCTTGATGCTCAAAACCGAATTGACTTACCAGCATTGA